The genome window TTCCgttattttaacaaaatactttaaactgggtgatttattaagaaaacaaaatttattgattacactttatgaggcttggaagtccaaattccagggaatatatctggtgaaGTTCTTGATGATGTTGAcactgacccaggggtctcacatggcagaaaatggcaggacagagagagcagagagctcctcatgccctctccttttaaaagcactcagaaccatggccatgaccaccatttttaagccATTCAGTAGGGATGGTTCTCagcatctaatcacctcttcagggcccaccttgcagttaccataataggatttcctaccttcaaCAGTTTTAGCAgtaattaagttttggggagacatccAACCCAAGGCAGCAGATtatatatttctaggaatttttatGTTTCTCCTAGGTTAcccaatttattggcatatagttgttcataattgtTACTTATGATCCTTGTACTTCTGTGTTACCAATTGtaatgtcttttctttcattcctgatattatttgagtcttctattttcttaattaGTCTATTTAAGGGTTTCTCTatgttgtttatcttttcaaaaagccaacacttagttttgttaatttttttctcttatgttgtATCTTTCATTGTATTGAGGCTCATATCTCTGGAACTTGGGTCCTGCATCCTGAGAAACACAGGACAGCCATCATTTCTCAGGTCTTGTATGGTGTCTAGAAAGCCACCAAGGAGGATGCTCCAGGCCCGCCTATGTCCAGAAATTGCTGACTTTGTCTTAGCCTCCAGGAACCTGCCAAACCCTTGACTGAAAAGTGTCTCCTTGCTTCCACAATTCTTTCCTCAaattcctttttcaaaaattacttctgggccgaccccgtggctcactcgagagagcgcggtgctgggagcacagcggcgctcccaccgcgggtttggatcctatatagggatggccggtgcgctcactggctgagcgcagtgtggatgacaccaagccaagggttgtgatccccttactggtcacaaaaaaaaaaaaaagcaaaaaaaaacaacaacaaaattacttCCTTCTGCAGCATCAAGTGGTGGCATACAAGGAACAACATTAtttaggaataaaaacaaaaagatactgTCTCatcctgttctctctttcttttctttttttttcttgttttcattggTTTGGAAACATTTAGAAATGATACATCCTCTTGTTAAACTGAcacctttatcattatgaaatgacccTATTTATCTCTGATAATATTGATTGTATTGAAGTCTACTTtaactgttatttttttattgcttatgaatattAATAAGATACAGAGCTTATAGTCACACCTTGTGCCCCAGATGTGAAGGGCAGATTCATAcaggcagcatgcccattacctttatctctttttctgtctctcactcctcttctcttcttttttttttctctaattgtcTCCTTCTTACACACTGATTCTTTGTCTCTGACacaaaagttataaaatgtttcttttaaaacttttaaaataattatatatttaattttatgcattattttcttttttattgtaatacaaataaatatttaacagttaaaaataaatttaaaatattggtgAAGAAGAAAACAGGTTGTGTTGCGTCTTTGGTTCTCATCATTTCTCTCCATGTAGTATGTGCCATCATCtctgttttcaaaaatataatcacCTTTAGAATTTAATTAATcttggttataataaaaaaaatcaggctTTTGAAGTGGCATTTAATGTTGGTTTCTCTGTCTGAGACAGATCACTTGGTAAggacagaaaaacagaattgcAACAAGAATCAAAGAAGTAAGGTTCCCGCTTTTCTCTACCCAGCTATTCTTGTGATCTACAAAAGGTCACTAACATATTCTTACTTCCATCTtccttatattattattaatagatgCCCAAATTTTATTCTTACTAAGGTAAATGTGTTTCCTCTTTCTAACCCTCTTGAGGGCCTCTTTGATATCCTTGTTTCTCAGGCTATAGATCAGAGGGTTTAACATGGGGACAAAGATGGGATAGAAAATGGACAGCACCTTATGCTTCATGGAGTGGCCAGAGCCAGGATGCATGTACACAGAGAGGGCTGTGCCATAGTACAGTATCACAGCAGCCAGGTGGGAGGCACACGTGTTGAAGGCCTTGGCACTTCCTTTAACTGAGGATATTTTCAGGATGGAAGCTGCAATGAAACCATAGGATAAGAGGATAACAAGCAAAGAACCCAAGCCCACAAAAACAGCTGCCAGAAAAACAATCATTTGGCACATGAAGGGATtggagcaagacaaagaaataaccTGAGGTATATCACAGAAGAAATGTTGAATGATATTTGGCCCACAGTAGGACAGATGAAAACAAGGGACTACATGAACTAAGCTACTCACAAAACCACTAGCACAGGCCCAAGCAATCATCTTCCAACAGCGGCCAGGGACCATGATGGCTGAGTACTGCAGAGGGCTGCCTATGGCGATGTACCGGTCGTAGGCCATGGCAGCCAAGAGGCAGCACTCAGCCATACCCATCCAGGCAATGACAAAATACTGAGTGGCACAGGCCATGAAGGAAATTGTTTTCTCATCACATAAGAAGTCTGAGAGCATCCTTGGGCTGATGGAAGAAGAGTAGCAGATGTCTATAAATGATAGGGAACTGAGAAAAAGGTACATGGGTGTGTGGAGGTTGAAGTGGATCTTGATGAGAATGATAAGACCCAGGTTCCACATCAGAGTCACAATGTAGATCCCCAGGAAGACTGGAAAGAGGATGAGCTGCAGCTCTTTTTCATCTGAAAGTCCCAGGAGAACAAACCTGTCCACAGAGGTGTGGTTTCCATCCCCTTCCATAGAACTGCTTAGTGCCACCTGCTGGGAAaatggggagaaagaaaacagttttattcccataaaagtaaatgaaataggcTTAGTTATTTTTAGGTCAGGCTGCTGACTAAGTATACGACATTGAATTTTCAATGTTGGGTTAGTTTGTGGTGTCCATGTATGATCAGCAACAGTAACttaaaaaatctctttaagaAATATTATCACTCTGTCTATGAGGACAAAAGGCAGTATGATATCACTTAAAATGTCTCAATTTTATGTTTCCCGTGTCAGGTTTTGCAAATATATGAGAATATGGAGATAGGCCAAATGAGACAAATACTGTCATTTCTCTATATGGTGAAAGAGGCATGCGTCAGCTATTCCTCAGTGCTTGAAGATACCCGTGAATTATGCTGGAGCTATTGTGTAAATTGAGGGTGCTGGAGTATGTGCTTTTTGAAGCATCTTTGGGAACTAACATTCAGTTTGTTTAAAAACAGTGAATATTGATAATTTTGTAACAGCCTTTCTGCTTTTACAAAgccaaaagagatgaaaaaagagtAATGTAGCAGGATGATGcaaaaaatcacacacaaaaagcagCTTGTAAACAGATGTGACTTAACAAACTTAATGACTCtataaaagttaaataagacAAAGTTGAAAATACCAATATGCTCCTTCCTTGCAgctgcatatttttcttttctcaaatctGAGATATTTATGAAGTATATTTCCTAAGACAGTGATTCTTAAACTTCTATGTGTCAAtgacacttttaaaaatgctttgaattcttcttggacccatatgtcattaagtagaatgctgtttaatttccatgtgtctgtatagtttccagagtttcgtttgttattaatttctagttttaatccattgtggtctgagaagatacatgggataattccaattttttttgaatttattgagacttgatttgtgacctaatcaagcaggaaatcaaaaaatttattgaatctaatgaaaacaatgatacatcttaccaaaacctgtgggatactgcaaaagcagtattgaggggaaaatttattgcattaaatgctcacttcagaagaatagaaagatggcaagtgaacaacctaacacttcaccttaaagaactagaaaaacaagaacaatccaaacctaaagttagcagacggaaagaaatcattaagatcagagcagaactgaatgaaattgaaaaccaaaaaacaattcaaaagatcaacgaatcaaaaagttggttttttgaaaagataaataaaattgacaaaccattagcatggctaacaaaaaaaagaagagagaagactcaaataacaaaaattagaaatgaaaaaggtgatattacaactgattcatctgaaatacaaggaatcattcgagactactataaacaactatacgccaacaaatttgaaaatctggaggaaatggataaatttctggacacacacaagctcccaaaactgaaccgtgaagacgtagaaaatttgaacagaccaataacaataaaggagattgaagctgttatcagaaggctcccaacaaagaaaagcccaggaccagatggattcacagcagaattttaccaaacattcaaagaggaattgacaccgattctttacaaactattccaaaagattgaaacggacgcaaatctcccaaactcattctatgaagcaaacatcatcctgataccaaaaccaggtaaagatataaccaaaaaagaaaactacaggccgatatccttgatgaatatagatgcaaaaatcctcactaaaatactagcaaacagaatacagcaacacatacgaaaaattattcatcacgatcaagtgggattcatcccagggatgcaaggttggttcaacatatgcaaatcaataaatgtgatacaccatattaataaactcaaacacaaggaccatatgatcatctctatagatgctgaaaaagcatttgataaagttcagcactcattcatgacaaagaccctctataagttaggtatagagggaaagtatctcaacataattaaagccatatatgccaaacccactgccaatatcatcctgaatggggaaaagctgaaagcttttcctttaagaacaggcactagacaaggatgcccactctcaccactcctattcaacatagtgttggaagtactagccagagcaatcagagaagagaaggaaataaagggcatccagattggaaaagatgaagtcaaacagtccctgtttgcagatgacatgatcctatatatcgaacagcctaaaacctctacaaaaaaactgttggaattgataagtgatttcagcacagtagcaggatacaaaatcaacacacaaaaatcagtagcatttcttttctccaatagtgaacatgcagaaagagaaatcaagaaagcctgcccatttacaatagccaccaaaaaaataaaatacttaggaattgagttaaccaaggaggtgaaaaatctctttaatgagaactacaaaccactgctgagagaaattagagaggatacaagaagatggaaagatattccatgctcttggattggaagaatcaacatagtgaaaatgtccatactacccaaagtgatatacaaattcaatgcaatccccatcaaaattccaaagacatttttctcagaaatggaaaaactattcagacatttatatggaacaataaaagaccacgcatagccaaagcaatgctgagcaaaaaaaataaagctggaggcataacactatctgactttaagctatactacaaagctataataaccaaaacagtatggtactggcataaaaacagacacactgatcaatggaatagaatagagaatccagaaatcaacccacacacttactgccatctgatctttgacaaaggcaccaagcctattcactggggaagggactgcctcttcagcaaatggtgctgggataactggatatccatatgcaggagaatgaaactagatccatacctctcaccgtatactaaaatcaactcaaaatggattaaggatttaaatatacaccctgagacaataaaacttcttcaagaaaacataggagaaacacttcaggaaataggactgggcacaacttcatgaatacgacaccaaaaacacaggcaaccaaaggaaaaataaacaaatgggattatatcaaactaaaaagcttctgcacagcaaaagaaacaattaacagagttaaaagacaaccaacagagtgggagaaaatatttgcaaaatatacatctgacaaaggattaatatccagaatatataaggaactcaaacaactttacaagaagaaaacaagcaacccaattaaaaaatgggcaaaagagctaagtaggcatttctctaaggaagatatacaaaaggccaacagacatatgaaaaaatgctcaacatcactcagcatccgggaaatgcaaatcaaaaccacattgagataccatctaaccctagttaggatggctaaaatccaaaaga of Cynocephalus volans isolate mCynVol1 chromosome 4, mCynVol1.pri, whole genome shotgun sequence contains these proteins:
- the LOC134376632 gene encoding olfactory receptor 5A1-like, which encodes MVRNVEFPGDIQNFGDLQGDTGGEGWAIVKLYCKARDSNRHPRLDSRATNGLKEATVKIGTSHHLQVPDECLLVTWLNCPDVATFSGRATQVGSWNWELTQCLEAWGSNEVLVALSSSMEGDGNHTSVDRFVLLGLSDEKELQLILFPVFLGIYIVTLMWNLGLIILIKIHFNLHTPMYLFLSSLSFIDICYSSSISPRMLSDFLCDEKTISFMACATQYFVIAWMGMAECCLLAAMAYDRYIAIGSPLQYSAIMVPGRCWKMIAWACASGFVSSLVHVVPCFHLSYCGPNIIQHFFCDIPQVISLSCSNPFMCQMIVFLAAVFVGLGSLLVILLSYGFIAASILKISSVKGSAKAFNTCASHLAAVILYYGTALSVYMHPGSGHSMKHKVLSIFYPIFVPMLNPLIYSLRNKDIKEALKRVRKRKHIYLSKNKIWASINNNIRKMEVRIC